The Gallus gallus isolate bGalGal1 chromosome W, bGalGal1.mat.broiler.GRCg7b, whole genome shotgun sequence sequence TCTCACTTCCAGTACCCCatcctccccacctcccccccttagcagggggggggggggggttgctcTCATGGCAACACAGATAAACTCACTAcctctttaaccctttttcctttgtctacTATTCATACGCTCAGTTACGTTTTCACATACCCTCAATCATGCTTCTGTATGccattaacaattacacttacttataccatcaaaaccatttgtcccattcccttcagaacccacaaatCAAACAATACAGTTCATGTTACTTCATTTACTTTTAACTTGTACAGTAACCACCACTGATTACAATATTTTACcagagttttttttgtttgttttttaaaaccaaTTTTTGTGTTACTTTAACTGATTCCTGCAATGCTTGTAACTGCACAGCTGCtttcaaagcagcactgagtactgcacaaataaacaattttccttttccagctcgAGTATGAGCCTCATTTTGTATCCGAAACACTCTGCAAGTTATGCCAGTTTTGTCGTGCCCAACCCACCCTTGATAAAGAGGGCCGAGCACCATGTACACTGAAAGATTTACACTGAGGGGAGGAGAAGGTACACGTATTCAAAAGCTCAAAAGCTCAAGTAACTCCTTAcaccctctcctcctcctcctccccccccccccccccccaggcacACACACCTctcaaacaaatgcaaatgctcATGCTCCAATCATatgcaaaatgcaaatgctCATGCTCCAATCATTGTTCCCTTTTTTCATCCCAATCCCAGAATCTCATTTACTCGTCTAACTTTTACAAGTGCAAATTCTTATTCCTACTCCTGCCCAGGCTTAAGTACAATCTGAGTTCAAACACTTTAAAAGATGTCTCTTAATGCATCAGTAGTTCAAATACACGGTACCGAACTTCAACAGATGGTAATAGCAATTACACAACCTATGACTCCTGCTACTATGGCCACAAAAATCCATGTTGTCGTTTAACAAAATCCACTGTTACCAACCACCTAGGCTAGAGTTATTACTCTTTTACCATGCATACGACTTACAGGTCGCCTTCATAGGAATTCCCTCCCGGGAGCTTTTctcctaccccagccggcaaccGAACCTAACCTGTGAGCTCACTATCCAGGGGCAGCACAACGGCTATGCCCAGCGCAGGACATCTCCTCACGACTTACAGGTTCCCCTCATTCCCGGGTTCCCCTTATTCCCATACACATACCTGCTCCGCCAATAGATGGTCCTTGTCTATCCCCGCAGTGAtcagaagaggaaggggagtCCTTCCGAGAAACCTCGGGGCATGCCTAAGGCGTCCCCCTCCTCAGCTGGTCTTGCAGCTGGACAGAGATTGTCCCATCTGGGGTGCCAAATTGAATTacggaatcaaactctataactacaaagtagttataaaatcaggtatgttttaatcaacacTGCGCAGAGCCGgatgcaagggggatagctcctcctaacttgcacgCCATCAGGACAAAAACTTGGTATAGATATAGGCAGagctaatacataatcaatgaTTTTCCCGGAATTCATATACATATTCATAACATTTCTGAGAACTCCTTAGCATACGGTCCCTTCCTCTCATGCATGTGTCATGAGCAGTGGGGGTCTCCTCCTGGTGGTCGTTGGATGAAGGCCTGTAGTCTTCCTCACAAAGGCTCGTGGTCTTCCTGGCTGTAAAATTCTGACCCTGAGGGAGGGGTAGCCCCCGAACCAGTTCTAACTTATTCTGGGGACACCTTATCACCTCCTTGCCTGGTGTCCTTGAGCTGTTTTCACACActcatctttatctcttctaGCCCCGAATTGTCCTAATCCCATCTTGTTACTATCCCATTCTTCTAGCGGCCTctgcatatttgcttctgtaagcTATTTCTAATCCTTTTACCCTTTGTTTCTGCAGACCCCTTTTTACTGAaccctttcttactcttcagtATTTGTTGCCATAGCGTGTGGTCTCGCGCTCTTCTTCCCGTTTCCTGTCAGATCACAGGGCCGTGCAGCAACAGGGAGTTTAGATCGGCATTCTCTCGCCCAGTGTAGCCCCCTCCTGCACCAGGGACAGGGTTGAGTTGGAATAgcacaagcatttttatttgcttgcttagGCTTTTTACAGTCCCTCTGTACATGACCAGGCTCCTCACAATTGTAACATTTCATTCTTTGAGCTGTCCCTGCATCAAGTCAGGCTGCCAGCGTGTCTGCTAGCAAGGCCATTTTATGACTTTCTGTGCCTACATCTTGACAGGCTTTAATCATGTCAGTAATGGATGGATCTGCATTCTTTAAGGATTGTAAAACGTTTCAACAGTTCACATTTGCGTTTTCTACTGCTAATCGCTTAAGCAAAGCATCCCTGGTGGCTTGATTTTCTACTTGTCTCTCTAGCGTATTTTGTAAATGGTATTTTGTAAACGTTCAAGACATTTAATGTAGGGCGCAGCAGCCCCCTGCTTAACTGATGTAAATGAGGCATTAGATGAATTAATATCAGGTATCTGACGGATAGCACACAACACCGAAGTCTTAACTTGTTCAAGGCATTGCCTATTCATCTGTGCCTGGGCCTGAGGTGTTGCCCGGACCCCCTCCCCCATGAGTTCCTCCATGCTGGTATGATTTAAGTTATTCAAATTATTCATAGCCTGGATGGTAGCCTGTAGGAATCGgcgggagaaatgcgacgaccatagtagatgatcagcaaatctcgtttattgtttcagctgcgtgtacatttatagcacggataataggctcatacatattgctaaagtggagctcaggattggctcgctagtcagtgtcaactacccctatctttgtgctctgtggttatctctcagcaaacactctcttactgacttctcaaaacactgttgctggctttctccatctgcatcctgttttgttccttgttctcatacctgaccttgcgcgtgacaaggttgcttaaccagctgcacagtgtctgcatggcctttctcagtcagccagtcatcaataaacCTTTCCACAGTAGTCTGTTCTCGGTATTCAGTCATAAAAACAGTGTATTGCATGTGAGACAGGATCGTTGGTAACAAAATTTTCCAGTCGTGAGGGGTCATAACATAACTCACCAATTGCAACCAAAAGATTATACGTAAAGGCAGACTGAATTCCATAATCTCTCACTGACTTCCTTAGCTCCTTTACTGCCTCATAAGGCAGAGATTCCACCTGTGAGGGCTGATTTGCATGATACAGCACAGGAAAGGCTTGCAACGTATCAGCATTGCCCCGTAatattgcttcttttctgcactgctcGAATGCACCGTAGTACGCtgtagaaaaatgtttctttcccGCACCCTTCAAATTATCATCAGGAGGGAAAATGTTTGGTTCGTCTTCCGGATCTACTGTACCAGGATCAAAAAGTTCCTCTGGTTCCAGTCTGTCCTTGTCTCTAACCAAGTTACATGCAAGCTGCAGAGACGCAGCAGCAGGCAACGTaggtggggcagagggaggctgCAACAGGATGAGCAACGTGGGAACGGTGGAGGGTGGGAGTGGCATGGTGAGAGTCGGGGGCGGACCGGAGGGTGGGAATGCgatttctcttctctctggtgTCGGAGCCACGAATCAAATCCAGGAAGGGGATGCTTCCTGGGCTGAGGGGCAGTGGcggaggtgggagggagggcGATGGGGAATACTCGGAACAAATTCTTCCTTGTCGAATTTCTTTAAGCCCTTCCATTATTTGGCGCCAAACAGGTAAACTGTAGCAGCCGTTCTGTCTTCAGTAAAAGAAGCCTCCCAGAGTTTTGTACCAATTTTGTCCCAAAGCTCTCCATCAAGAGAGAACCCAGTTTTCGGAAATTCAGGGACATTTTTGCTTATCCATTTAAGAAAAGTAACTAATGCAGAAGTAGATACAGGCTGATACTGAAACTTTAAAGCTAACCGTAATACTTCAAGATTTACTTGTTGCTCTCTCGTTAGTGAACTCCCCATAGTTCCCGACAGCTCACCTTCTATCCTGAACAGTGCAGGTGCGCACGAAATAATCTCTCCATAGTTCAGTCGGGCAgctgttgccttctgcaactgtgatgttaacctcctgtgttagccctagcacacactgaccaattacctggtcagggccaaatgactgcaaacatacaccaatatgatgagcagtaaaatggcgtttattcactactatgCACAGCTTATATACTTTAACTTAAGCAATCGTGATGTCATGTTCTGCCCTGATTGGTTCGCACTGGATAACATCATGCCTTATTTGGTTGGTTCCTATTGCTTCCTCATTCCTTCacatccttcctctttcttgttttcttggcaGCAAGGTCAGTCTGTTAGAGCACGATAGCACCGTCTCACTATGCTTAGGGATaagcctgtcccgtacatcccatATCCCtgcaagacgcctactacaacatctccccctccctaagctaaatacTCCTTACACACACGCCTAACCCGTACATCGCGAAGCAACGCAAAGCGCCTAATCCTAAATACatttcagcacactattccTACTACCCTTCTACTGCAATCcttaagcaaacatcagagcaacagggagTCCTTTCCTGTCATAACCCGACTCCCCGTGCCCGGACAAGCCTTGCCCCATTACAGCATGAACGCAACAACCTAAACCCTTCTACAACCTTTCACGCAGTCTATGATACTCAATCCGATGgtcaaaagtcttttccatcatTTGTTGCAAGGAGTTCTGCAAGCATCCTACACAGCAAGGAAGACAGATTAGGATACATACAGAAATTGCAAGCCCTATAGCGAAAaccttaagcaattgctttaaccatgaacccACTCCCCCAAACAGTCTGTTCAGCCAATTTCCGAAAGGATCACTCTCTTCTTTGATCTTCTGCGTATGTTCTTGCATCCATTGTAGTTGTTTATGAATCGACACGCTGTGATCACAGAGGTTAAAGCAGCACATTCCATCAATGTCCTCACATCCATGTCCTTGAGCCAACAGCAAGAAGTCAATAGCTGCTCTATTCTGTAGCAGCGCATGACGGACACTATTAAGATCTTCAAGCATACCATTTAACACAAGCGTGGTTGTATTGGCCTGTTTTGCAGACCAACATGCCAATCTTTCTATTTGTGTCAAAGCCGCCGCTGCTGAGACTCCCGGTGAGAAAATCGAAGCGAAGATGCGTGCTGTAACGCTCCACAACTTAACATCATCGTTACACTCAGGTCCCAGACTCACGTCGCGGCGACGCCTATGAGGATGTGAACTACGAGATATATTAAGCCAACCTGTATGATTTGGAGCAAACATCGTTAACTTCCCCAAGTAACATGGACCTCCTAGAGGATTAGCTGGTACACCTTGCCATGCCCTATCGCTACAAATCAGGAAGATACCCGGAGAGAGTGCCTTAGCAGTCCCATTATTCCACAATACCTCTGACACACTCCTCCTGAAGGTAAACCCATATGCATAATTGTTCCATTCCGCCGTGTAATTACCACCGCACCCAGAGCATGTTGTCCCATTCCTGTGTCCCTCCGACCACTTTCCTCCTTTTGACCCACACCAATCAGAAAAGCTCCCTCTATAATAATGAGTTTCGTTGTTTGTGAATCCACAATACGCACCAGTTATCGAAAAACTCTCCATGTTCA is a genomic window containing:
- the LOC124417063 gene encoding syncytin-A-like, with protein sequence MDGGKSNEHGEFFDNWRRRDVSLGPECNDDVKLWSVTARIFASIFSPGVSAAAALTQIERLACWSAKQANTTTLVLNGMLEDLNSVRHALLQNRAAIDFLLLAQGHGCEDIDGMCCFNLCDHSVSIHKQLQWMQEHTQKIKEESDPFGNWLNRLFGGVGSWLKQLLKVFAIGLAISVCILICLPCCVGCLQNSLQQMMEKTFDHRIEYHRLRERL